From Dermochelys coriacea isolate rDerCor1 chromosome 15, rDerCor1.pri.v4, whole genome shotgun sequence, a single genomic window includes:
- the LOC119843822 gene encoding transmembrane protein 17B-like, whose translation MALPHNVRRGLTTFSGSLFINNKTRDCRAAQIYHPGHEVLSSLPLQMMLFFNVFYFPFWCLSEGIMLALKYSLLPCYYQFLLVAVFLILTLADGLRLYLGYIGNLQEKVPELAGFLLLSFLIQLPLLLFLLTDEHIIRLPLETAVHIIYLVFLASEITAAFFGLKVMTRQLATQFYLKQFEDAGRPW comes from the exons ATGGCTCTGCCTCACAATGTCCGAAGGGGCTTGACAACTTTCAGTGGATCGCTGTTCATCAACAATAAAACTAGGGATTGCAGAGCTGCCCAGATCTACCATCCAG GGCATGAGGTGCTGTCCAGCCTGCCCCTCCAGATGATGCTATTCTTCAATGTCTTCTACTTCCCATTCTGGTGCCTGTCCGAGGGGATAATGCTTGCATTAAAG TACAGCCTGCTGCCCTGTTACTATCAGTTCCTCCTTGTTGCTGTTTTCCTCATTCTCACATTAGCTGACGGGTTACGCTTGTATCTTGGATACATTGGAAATCTGCAAGAAAAG GTACCTGAACTTGCTGGATTCCTGCTCCTATCCTTCCTGATACAGCTCCCACTTCTGCTTTTCCTCCTCACGGATGAGCACATCATTCGGCTGCCCCTGGAGACAGCTGTGCATATCATTTACCTGGTGTTTCTTGCCTCAGAAATCACGGCTGCCTTCTTTGGACTTAAAGTGATGACAAGGCAACTTGCTACACAGTTCTACCTGAAACAATTTGAGGATGCAGGCAGACCGTGGTAA